The Musa acuminata AAA Group cultivar baxijiao chromosome BXJ2-5, Cavendish_Baxijiao_AAA, whole genome shotgun sequence genomic interval TGGAGGAGCTCAGTGGGGTGGCCATGGACGTGCCGGAGATTCCGGACCCGCTTCTCAAGCCGTGGCAGCCTCCCGGCCCCGCCTTGCCCGTCATGGCCGCCGCGGCGGACATGTTTCAGCCCTGAGCTATTACGTGGATGTATCCGTTGCTTCATATGTCATGTGAAACATGTCTCCGTTGACTTGAGAACGTTGACATTCTTGACGTGTGTTAGATACCATTTGTAATGAAAGCTTCAGCTGTAGCAGTTATCGAAGTGGTGAAGCTTCAAGCTGTGTGGCAGTTATCGAAGTGGTATCATGTGTTGTACCCACCACTTTTGTACCGATATCATGTATTATATATTTTTCGTCAATACAACTAaggatattaaaataaataagacTTTATCATATCATATGTTATATTTTTCGTCAATACAACTGATGATATTAGAATAAATGAAACTTTTTGTTTCACTTGTATGACGACCAATCGTTATAACGATATTCCCCGAGTGGGAGAACACAtcgtaaagcacaaaacaagatgAAGATGGAAAAAGATCGGAACGACATAAGAACCTTTTACAATAACCACAAAATGGAAATACCTTTTCATTTCATGAATAAGAGTGTGGTTACATCTACAGCCTCTTGACTCATTTGAATGAGAAGTTATATTACAATAAGCATCTGACACATCTGAGTCAGTCAGTGATTAAAAGGTCAAAAAAGAAAGAGACTTTTCCATGGGTAAAACTACTTCTGAGGTTTCATTTCCTACCTACAGGAGTTGGAGAGATATGATAGTCTTATGCCCTTTCTTGGATAGCTCTGTAACACTGCAGACTGCACAATGGAAGCTTGGTCTTGGAATCTCGGTACTTGTATGCATTTGTACATGATGGACCGGCACATTTCTCTCGTGGAGGAGGGTAACTGATCCAGACCAACCCGGAAAATGTTAGAAACAATCGGGCAAGGAAGGCGTAAGGGCATCAGTTAGAAGTGAAAAGCGGATAACAAGATGAAAATTGAACATGTGATAAGCAAGCATCAACTGCCACCTACGAGAGATTTGCATGAGAGAATACAATTGCACCTGGATGGCTTAGATCCGAATAAACTTGGAAGGCCTACATCATCAGCAAAAGTAACAATCGTGCCGGTTGGACCGGTCACCCAACGTACGGTGCTGGGTTGCAATGTTATAGATTTGGCAGCCTTTGCCTGCTCAATACAACATACTCAGTGAGGGAAGTTAAAGGGGTCGAAAGACCTTCCGACAGATCTACAGCATCAACAAAAATGACATCAATACCTTTTCCTCGAGCTCTTTctgcttcttttcttccttcttgTCTTGTCCTAATATTTTCCTTATCGCTGCAGCCTACGtaaattaaaactttgatttactAATTGAAAGGACCGCCAAACTAGATAACAacatattaataatttatatacACAAACCTCAGATTCTCTAGTTTGCTTCTCTACTTGCATTTTCCGTCTCTGAGCAGCCTCCGCTTTCTTTGCTTGTATCTCAACTTCTGAGAGCTTCTCCTTTTGTTCTGACAATTACAAATTTTATTAAATTGCAATTAATTCTCTACAACAATGTGATCTAGAGTTTAGAGCTTTACTTCTCGAAGGTGCAGGGGGTAATCCGTTGGGGAACTCTATCAAACTCTCACCGTTGCCAGCTTTTCCAGATTGAAGTGCCCGTTGACGGGTAGTAAGACATTCCGTTCTAACATCGGCAGCTAACTCAAGAGTTGCATTCTGTTTCTTTCGCTTGGCATCAGGTGCAACATCAGAACCAAGTTCTTCCTCTTCAACATAATCCACATCATAAGATTCCCTTCCCTGTCTcaacttctttctcttctccttgctTGATCGAGACAAAACATATTCATCATCTACTTCATATGCTGCATTTCTACTTCTAGACATTTTGGACATGTTGGGCCGCTTGAAACCATTCTCACCACTATCATCAAGCTCAGCAACATGATCTGCAGCAACCTTAGAAGCCCTAAGTTTCTCAATGTGGCGAATATCATAATCTCCCTCAACATCATCAAAAACCCGCCGCTTGGGTACCCTCTTGCTTTTACGAGTAGGCTCGGAAGAAGGCTCTGCTTTCTTTCCagataagcctgcttgaactgctTTATTGCTAAAATCCTCCTTTGTCCCATTAGGAAAGTTTAGCACACTAGAATCCATCCATGGATCTCCTTGAAAGTTATTCCCTTTTTCTATCGGAGAATGACCATCAAAAACATTCTGCAACAAGAACAAAGAAATTAAATATTGAAATCTCTCCAATTTGTTCTCTATGTAAATAGGAAAGGAGAACAAATATACTCAAACCATGATAATTATAATATGCATAGAGGCTTTAAACATCAGAGCAACCAAAAGAAGCTGATTCAACCCATCATTACAAAGATACTTCTGAGCATCTTATTTATCGACGTGAAACCTCATGGTATCACAATCTTGTCTGATTAAGAATCATGAACTTGATGATAGATTAGTCAGACAAAGAAATCCACTAAGAGATCACCATAAATtttaaaacatgattttttttacctTGTAAACATGAACTAAAAGTTAAACTGTGGGCAAGGTCATACTTGGAACTACACATTTCACTTGGTACTATAATTTTGCATTTTCAACTGCATAGTACCTGTGAATTAAGTTTTAGACGGTGCCGAGGGGCCTCTAGAAACTGCAGGGGTTTTGCAAGAGAAGATTTATCACTGCTTGACTGCAGATCAGACTTTGCATGTATTGTGCGTGTGACTCCGCCAACTTTGAGCTTCACCTTTCTCAGCTTGCTCTCAGATGTTATGTGATGAGCTTCTCCTAGATGATCCATACCACAGTCCTCCCCTCTCTTTTCCAGACCAGTATCCGGGGAACCTGATTGCATCACAATTGCTTCATTAACTTTGTGAGTGCTTTTCCACTTAGCTGGGGCAAGGATACCCTCGCCGCAATATTTCAAATCCAAAAGATGGCCACCTCTCGAGGTACCGCCACCAGAGTACCCACCTAATTCCTGAAGTGCCTTGTCATCTTTTGTGACCTTCCTTGAAGGTGCTAAATTGATAGCTAAACTTCTCGGAGAAGGACCATTGAGATAAACTTCTTTCCTTCGGAAGAAGGTGTCACTGCCTCCATCATCATCAGCTGAGAAATTTCTTGAATTGCTTAACGATGGAGCAGAGAGTAGAGGTGATATATTACAAGCGTCAAAAGTCAACTGGGCATTTGGTCGTGGACGCCGTGCACTTCTCCGCTTCTTCACCACAGTATCTAATCCAATGAATCTAGGACAACCAAATCCCTCCATTAGAAAGAACGCACCTTAGAGGATCAAAGTATCTCACACTCCCTTCCTTCTTCCTATCTGGATGTCAGCAGTGCATCAAAAAGCAGAGCTATATCAGTTGCGAAAACAATTCCTGCATAAAGGAGTAGCTTTGCAAGCGCTAAAGAAGTCATAAGAAGCCAAGGGATCCGCAAGCAACAAAATCGATAATCCACAACACCAATGAAAGGGCTAATACCCAGACACACGAAAGAAAGGACACGAGCAGTGCTCGGaagctaaaattacatgttgatcAAGATCAAAACCAAGCATAAGCAAACCGATTGCATGCAAGACAATGGCATACCAAGTCGATGAACTTTGTTGCCAAGACCATCAAACCCAAAGATCGAGCAATAGAACAACAGTTCGTGTAGCACATTGCAACACCAAACACGAAGGGAAAGCGCCCGTACGCAAATTTCCTACAGGAACCGAAGGAAACCCCAGACAACACGAATCAAACCCAAGACGAACCATCTTTCAGTAACCCGACTCAGACACACGGAATACAACACAAGGACCTCAATCTATAGaaacagagagaaagagagtccCTTGCCTCCGAGGCGAAAGCAGAAACTATAAATCCAAATCCGCCGCACCGCAAAGGAAGACGAGCGGGAGGGTACAGGGAAGAAGCAGAGCGAGGATGGGAGCAAGAAGGGACGATCGTGGAGAAGagatagggttagggttgggttctcCGAAATAGAGGAGACGGCGTCGGACGACGCCTTTGCCCGGGTTCCCCTCTTCCCCAAAACCCGGACTTTTGGGTCGATACAGgcatgatgctgctgctgctgatgtgtTGTTTCCGCCATATATGCTGTCTTCTTtgctccgtctctctctctctctctctctctctatggtaGAGTTTAGTGCTATGTTGGAGCTTGGGATTCTCTCTGTGCAAAGCTCGTAGAGCAGGTGACCTGGAAAGCAGGAGGAGCTTCCTGTCGCATCACATGGCAGCACGAACGGTGGATTTCACGTGAGTAGATAGAAACGGGGAATCTCGGCCTTTCAATTTATATATTActcaaaaataatattcttatgttatttttttttattttatcagaaaacctataatattatctttttaaCGAATGAATATTCATTTTTAcctgaggattttttttttccaactgaGACGAAATCATTCTCAGTCTTTTACTAAAATGATTTGAttacataattttttatattaatcatcttaaaTCATTAGGCTATGATTTGAAGAtgactattattttttttattttttaaaaaattatgataattagttatcaaaattaagatttttttaataacatATATGATCAATTTATTAGGGTTTTTTTGTGATAAAATAaccattatttttaattttcgatttttgatttagacaaaaaaaatttaattgattTGATCCTTTAGCTTAACGTGGCCACCTACCCAGCCTTGTTGTCCTACGTGTCGTCCGATGACAGGTCCACGTGACCCTGAAAATTTTCAGGGCGGAAGACAGGTGGTCTACATGAACTGAATTGGAGTATCGGAGAAGCCCACGTCACCCTGAAAATATTCAGGGCGGAAGACAGGTCTACGTATACATCAcagcgtagagagagagagagagagacagagagattgACGATCATTATCACCGATGTATGAGGCATTAGATCTGATGTTTCTGTAACGCAACATGTGGCGTTGAGGAGGCAGCCGAGTTCCTCGCTGGAACGAGGAAGCAAGAAACAAGAAGCCAGCAATTTCGCCATGAACACTGTTGGTGAACGCAGAATGATGAGAAGAAAAGCTTCATCTTGTTGGTTCAAACTCCGAGGTTTCCCCCATGTCTCCGTATACAAGGAAGCGATAACCAGATTAATCGAGGAGGAGGAAGTAGGTTTGATGAGGTCGACATGTTCAGAGCAAAGAAGAGAAGGCCAGGCAATTGCTAGCCAACTTGGTGAGTCGGTCGTCGACGGCCGCCATCGGTGAGGTTATGGAATCCTCCGTGAACGCGTCCTCGCACGTCGAGAAGTCGGAGATGAGGCCGCTGAGCATGCTGTCCAGCGTGCCCTTGTCGTGAGACGCCATCGCGTCCGCGGCGGTGTCGAGGCTGTCGAACACATCGTCGTACATGTCGCTGCACACCTGGAGGCTGCTCGCCAACTTGGAGCTCGCCCCGGGGTGGCTGACGAGCGCGGACACCTGGGACTGCGCGATCTGCGCCTTCTCCCGGCACGCCTTCATGTGCAGCTTCAGCATCACGGCGGCGTCGACGGGCCCGACTAGGGCCGGGAAAGACTGGATCGTCGAGCTGCACACGTCGGGGTAGTCGGTCTTGCTGCACAACGCGCTGACGGCGTCGCGGATGGGGAGCTGGGTGGACGGCGAGGAGTAGCCCGAGGGGGACGTGGAGCCCAGAGAACCGGCTGGCGTCGGCTGCTGGGATGAGATGCGCTGATACCTGACTGGCGGCGGCGGGGACGAGGTGGGCGGCTGATAACTGACTGGCGTCGGCGGTGGCGGGGACGAGGTGGGCGGCTGATAACTGACTGGCGTCGGCGGTGGCGGGGACGAGGAGGGCACATATTTGGCTGGCGAAAGCGGCGATGGCGGTGGGGACGAGGAAGGCTGATAACTAGCTGGCGTCGGCGACGGCCGGGAGGACGAACCGTAATTTACGACGAAGGCCGGCGGCGAGGTTGTGGCATGATAGATCGAGTTGGAGGAATTGCGAGGGACGCAGACAGCCGTCGCGGGGACGAGCACGCACGAAAAGAGGGCGACAAGGAGGAGATGATGGGTTTCCGGCCTCATGGTGACAGTGGCGAGAACGGAGGCCAGAAGGTGGCGGAGGAAGAACCGGAGAAGGGGTGGTATGGGCTGTTAGGTTGTGGACAGCTTCCGAGAGATGCCTTCTTGCTTCCCATATAAATAGCGTTGGCCCGTGAATTGTAGCCGTAGGTTAAATAACAGAACCTTGAAATGGACTCCTCCCTCCTCTCCTGCTCTTAATTAGGCTTTTCTTTGTTTGGATCAACGAATGGACAGGAAAAATTCACCAAATTACGAGCATCACAAATTAAGAATTTTAAGAACCAATTTTCCATAAttaaatactcttttttttttttaactttatattatgaaataaaaataaaagagaaaaaaaattaaaaaagagaCAAACAATATGCATTAATGTGTGTCAGTAGATATTATTCTAATTCCGGATCTAACGATATCGGTTCGGAGTTAATCGAACCACATCCGAACGGTTTTAAATCCGATTTcgattctattatatatataatatatatttataactctttttttttactttatattatgaaataaaaataaaaaaatttaaaaaagagaCAAACAATATGCATTAATGTGTGCTAGTAGATATGATTCTAATTCCGGATCTAACGATATCGGTTCGAAGTTAATCGAACCACATTCAAATCGTTTCAGATCCGATTTcgattctattatatatatataatatatttataactctttttttttactttatattatgaaataaaaataaaattttttaaaaaaagacaAACAATATGCATTAATGTGTGCCAGTAGATATGATTCTAATTCCGGATCTAACGATATCGGTTCGAAGTTAATCGAACCACATCCGAACGGTTTCAGATCCGATTTcgattctattatatatatacatatatatatatatatcatataataaatttaaaaataatatattttatattttatatttgctcATTTTCCGTTTGGAAAATGTTTATTTTTCGTGATAATGCATTTTAATAAACAATTTTGTTCATCTCACAACATGCTTTGTTTTCTCTTTAAATAAGGAATGACTTCCCCAACTCGGAACTGTGTATTGAGTGTAACATCAATTACATCACAGTCTTGTCTGGCCCTTGACATGAAACTTCCCATTTTCCAAAACCTCAACTTGCAATTTGATGGCCAACCACTGATTTCTTTTGTGTGTTTTTGAGGTAGCATGTCACGACTTTTTCTGCACAGTGAATTCCAAAGGCGGCACAAGCAGATGAAGAAGCAGAGAAAGGGGTCGACGAGGCTGGTAATTTGGAGTGAGGAGGAGAGTCAAACATGCAAATGTAAAAGCTTTTGGTTTTTTGGGGGTTCTTTCGAGGGGAAAAATTGTGGCTTTGGAGCTACTCACCCACTCGCAACAGCGGCAAACTCATAGGATATAGGAAGAGTTTTGGTTAAAGAAAGGCAGCGAGAGGCCCACAAGGGGATAGAGATCACAGGGAGAAAGCAGAGGCAAAGGGGGCCAAACAGAGAGAAAAAGGAGGCATCTTTGATCCAAAAAAGGAGCCATCTTTGAGGCAGAGTACCCACTCTCCACCGCTCGAGGATTCAAGAGGCAGCTGACGAACcctctccgcctcctcctcttcccatCGCTGCCACCGTTGCTGGTTATTTTCCCCTTGCGAAGCGAAAAGGAGCCGCCTTTGGGGGAGGGGGCATGGAAACCCCAGCAGAAGAGCTGCTGAAGAAGATCCAGGAGCTGGAGGTGGGGCAAGCCCGCCTGAAGCTGGAGATGTCGAGGCTGATGCCCGCGGATGAGGGCGGCGCGCGTCGATCGGACCGCGGTCGGTCCCACTCGGTGTCGCCGCAGAGGACGGCGCCACCGCCGCAGAGGAGGAATAGCGGAGGCCTCGATGGGGCTCCGTCGTCCTGGGGAAGGGGCTCAAGCTCCTTCGGACACTCCTCGAGGCTGCAGCGGGAGAGCCGGGTAACCACCGGCTCTGCCGATCGCGCGGCTGGTATCGGTCTCTCGGAGCGACAGTCCCTGAACATTTTGCAATCTATGGGGCAGTCGGTCCACATATTCGATCTCGAGGGCAGGATTATTTATTGGTCAGTTGCTCATGCTTGCTTTTCTCTGTTCTTCAAGGACCTTTTCCTGCTCTTTATTATCAGATGGTTCTGTTTTCTTTTGGGATCCTTTGGTCAATCAGGTCTCGTATTATTTGTGTTGCTGGCGGTTGATCACTCCGGTTAAGTGTCTTATGATCCATGATATCTTACCGAGTTGCATGATAGCTGTTCGATACATTGGAAATGGGCGTGATTTGATGGTTCAGAGCATTGCCTTATTCTGGTTGAGCTTATGTTGAATTTGATGCTTGGTGAATGCTTAAGTAGAACCCTGCAAGCATGTCTTATAGTTGGATAAGGTCGTCTTCATGATCCACAAGTGTTTTGGTTTTGGAATGGTAAAAGCAATGAATGGATATGACAAACTGAAAGCTCTGGTGAGAAGGACCATGCACAATCTTCAAATGGTATACTGTGCTTAGTTATCAAGCATTAGCATCCATTTTTTCTAAGGGTGTTTGGCAAGTCATCCGAAGTAATCTTCTTTAAGATCACTTGCTTTACCATGATCAAACTTATTGTCTCTGTACAATGATTGTGGTAGCCTGTGTCCTAATTACTGGTCAGCAAACGTCAGCAGCGATATAGGTTTTACGTTTGCCTTTTCTGTTTCTTCTTCTCTtagttttctttaattttttaacttGCATTTTCTCTCTGAATTTCGATCAACTGAACCAATCTTAACAAAGACTGATCCGAAGATTCATTTCTGGTCTTTGAATCAATTACACTACTCCTGGAATCTTGTTTTCAGGGAATACGATTTTCTCACCCTGGCCTCTTCTCATGAAACCGCCAAACTGAAGAACTTGACGATAGTCCCTCTGCTTTAAATATGTTTATTTTGTATTGCATAAAAGCACTCGAAGGTGCCCATTCTTTAGTGCGTCAGTACATCAGTTGAATGGGTTGAGTCCGTGGACACAACCTATTTCATTGACATTCCTTGTTGAATTTATGCAATCTGCACTGGTGAAGCTGCATTTCATAAAATAAAGGCATGTAGTTAATTTTGTTGAAATGTGTGCAGCAGTTATAACAGTACATTTAAGAGCAGAATGCTTGATTCTTTCCAGGTGAATTAATAGATAGCCAGTTGGTGTTCGTAGAAGATGTGAGCTCACATGCACTTTAGCAATCAGAAATTCATTGCATCTGGGAACCAGAGAAGTTTGTGATTAAAAATTTGGTAAGTTCTTAAACAATTCATTGGGTCCAGACAACCAAAATTACTTGCTGACTAGCAAGTTCACATAGCTGAACTGTGAAGAAGATCTAGATGGAACTTGATCTCAAGATTGCATTTAGGTAGATAACAAAAGTAAAACAAACCCTTGGTGTCTTGCATTTTCATAATACTACTAAAATGTCTTGTAGATATTTTTTCATTGATTTAGAATTGTTGCTTGTATATGTGACATCCAGACAATGTAGAAAGAAGTATCATCAGTAAGCAATACTGCATTGGTTCTTTCTTACTTCCTCTGCTTTTTTCGTGATGTCAGATTACTGGTACACGCCCTGGTGTGTTAATTTGATTTAATCTCTTCCTTCTGTTTTCATATTCCTTGGGGCTATACCTGTTTTGGTCATTCTTTATCATAAAAGGTGCTGCATAAGTCTTCTCCAGGTGGTGTTTGTAAGTTACGagtatgatacttacattattgttAGTCTTATTGTTTCTGTCAAGTATTTGAATTTTGGTGGACACACAAGGGTGTGATCCTTTTggcttataaatatgataaattaggAAGCTTTTGTGGTTAATCCACAAAGAGTCTTCTAGATGATCGTATTTGATTTTGTAGGAACCGATCAGCGGCAAATCTCTATGGTTATACTGCATCAGAAGCTCTTGGTCAGAATGCAATTGAGCTGCTTGTTGATGCCCATGATTTCAACATTGCTAGTAACATAGTTCGACGTGTAACCATGGGGGAGAGCTGGACTGGAAAGCTTCCTATGAAAAACAAGTTAGGAGAATGTTTTGTGGCTATCACCACAAACACCCCCTTTTATGATGATGACGGTAGCTTGGTGGGTATCATTTGTGTCTCTAGTGATTCGAGGTCCTTTCAGGACTTGGCATCTCCCCCAATCCCTACCAAGTCGCAAGCCTCTGTCAGCAGCACTGCAAGTCGCATAAGAAAAGGTTTTACAAGTAATGGTGGTTCCGATCCCCAACAACCCCTCCAAATTGCAATTGCATCCAAGATTACCAACCTTGTAAGTGTAACGTTTGCAATTTGATGAACCAGAAGATTGCAATAAATTGATATGTCATAGAAGTGTTTATGAGCATTCTTCAGTTTAGAGGATTTTCCCCAATCTATTAttcatttattttctattttgctattttcTGATTTTTAAATCACATAAGCAGGCCACTAAAGTTACAAACAAAGTCCGTTCTCGAATAAAGCCAGGCGAAAACAATACCGAACGTGAAATTGGAACTAGAGATAGCCAGTGTTCTGATCACGATGAAATTTCATCAGACCATAAGGAGGATGGTGCTTCCAGTGGAGCTAGCACACCTAGAGGAGAGGCACCACTCTGTGCCTTTGGGAAGCCCTCTGCTGTGCTGGAGGAAAAGTCTCCTGGCAAAGCAACAAAAGTAAATAATGACGAAGATGAAGGAAAATCAGGCATTCACAAGATCATAAGCAAGACAGAGGCATTATTTTCCAGTAAGGGGATATTATGGCCCTGGAAAGCACATGAGCAGGGGGGTAATGATGCAAAGAATCGATTTGTTTGGCCATGGTTGCATGGTGATCATGAAAATGACTACAGTCATCCAAAGGTATCTGAGTCTGGTACAAAAACAGAAAATCAACCAACTGAAAACAATCGGACAGGAAATAATGAAGCTTCAGGCTCCTGGTCATCTCTTAATGTCAATAGCACTAGCAGCGTTAGCAGCTGTGGAAGCACTGGCAGCAGTGCTGTTCACAAagtagatgtggatactgattgcTTAGATTATGAGATCTTATGGGAAGACCTTACGATTGGAGAACAAATAGGTCAAGGTAATCATCTTCTTCTCGCAATAACATGATAGTATTTGCTTCAGAATTCCTTCCAATAATGTCAGATGTCTTAATGCAATAATCAGATTTTTTTGCATGTGCATTTGTACGTGGATGTCCACCACCAAGCAACTTCTCTAACACCATCCATGATTAACATTATTCAGGGACCCACTGCCTAATTGTTGTTTCCTGGATGATCAATTCTATAACACTAAATAGTTAGAGGATACTGCTGTCATCAATTCTGTTCGCTTGTCTCTTACTGTGATTGTCTTCTGCTTCCGCAGGTTCTTGTGGAACTGTATATCATGCTCTATGGTATGGCTCGGTGAGTTTCTCCTGTGCTTTTCATATAGTGTAACAGAGAAAGGAGTTTGCCACATCGGTTGCTTTTCGATGATTATTCTCTGATTAGCTGTATGCTTGTTCTCTGGTTTTAGCTTCTCGTTGTATTTCTATTTTCAACCATGTTGATATTTATGGCCTTTGCTGTAGTTCAGTCTTGTTTATGATTTTATTCTCAAGAATGGCTCGTTAAGCATGTTCCATGAAATTGTCACCAGCTAAAGTCACCATTAATCTAGCTCCAACGGGGTTGACTCGTACTAGATATGTGAAAGAGAATTCATTCATCTTGAATTTTCTAGCGGTCACTGAATGGCATATTTTGAAATACTAATCCGAGGATCCCTCAAGTTAGCCAGTTATGTATACTGGCCCAAAAAAGTGGTAAAAGAGGATATATCAAATGCCACCAATTGCTAAAAGATTAAATGCCTGTCTGTTAAAGTTTTAGTTAGGAACCCCGTTGGAGGTTTTAGTGCTAGATGCAATAGAGCTTGCAATGGAAGTGCTAATTTACTGTCGATATAAGGTGAACTAGCACGTATATTCGATTATATACATTATATTTCTGTATTCCATGTCCACAGGTCTTCACTggttgcccccccccccccccccccgttaaGCTGCCCAAAGAATGAGTCTTTGGACGTTGATGTGTTCCCTATGCTTGATACTAATGGTTCCTCTTTTTGGCAAATGGTTGGATGATGTTGCAGCATCATATTTCAACAATAGTTGAATCAGCAACGTATGTGCATGTATATCCTTATAATTTAGAAGGGATCAATAGCGACCAGCAAATTTCACAGAGATGAAAGATCACTTAGTAATTGACTTAGGGGCCTCTTGCATGTTATatattattctcctctccctaatAAGGAGACATTGAAAAGTACAGGTTAAGTTATCATGACTACTGTCTTGTCTAATCTTAAAGATAGACCTTTCGGTTTCTTACAATAGATATTTCACTAAATGATTACGTGGACTTGTCATGGATAGATTTGATGTTCAAACTGCCATGTGCGTCTTGTTATggagttaaaaatatttattattttcttgcaGGATGTGGCCATTAAAGTATTCTCAAAGCAGGAATATTCTGATGACATTATACTTTCATTTAGACAAGAGGTAGTGATTATACTAACTTTTTATATGTATCTTGTAAGATTGTTCTCTTATGTACTCAAATATGTTTGTATCCTAGGTTTTACTTCCCTTCTTCACCTTGTTTGGAGGTTCCATCTCCTTCTTGGTCCCCTTTCATGATTGCATCACCAATTTAACTGGGTGATAGCTAACAAAATTTGAAAATAAGTGTGTGCTGGGAAGATACTTTACCAATGATTTATGATTTTCTTATTTAGTTTTACAGCTTATCTATTCCAATAGATCTAAGTGGTTTCCCTCTTGCCCCAGTTGTAAAGATAATCTAAATTCCCTCTATAATCTCCTGCAATATATTTAATAGCTTTGTTGACTTTCagaaattcatgggcttatttaaCCTACCAACATTCTAGGATCTTTTGCCAAATTATCATGCTTGCCAACCTCATATGTCTTTTGGCAAGCTATCTTTGCATCACAGATTCTGAAACTAAAGTGTGCCGTTGAAATCCCTCAGAGATATGCAAATGCAGTGCAATACTAGCTTAGTTAAATTTGCTATAGATTACCAATCAGATTATACTTGTGAATGCTTAGTTAAATTTGCAAATGTAATGCATAGATTACCAAGCATAAGCTCTCGGAGCTTATGCTTTAGCCTGCCTTTGAATATTGGCTTCTATATACTTTTTATACTTTTTTTAGGTTTCAATAAAATCTCTGCATGCATTGCTCTTTGTGAATTTAGAACACTAGAGGGTTTGATATATTTGTTTCTCTAAATTGATAGCTTACAATTTATATATGTTTTTCATTGACGTAAGGGGAACGGGTCTCcc includes:
- the LOC135580863 gene encoding uncharacterized protein LOC135580863 isoform X3; this encodes MEGFGCPRFIGLDTVVKKRRSARRPRPNAQLTFDACNISPLLSAPSLSNSRNFSADDDGGSDTFFRRKEVYLNGPSPRSLAINLAPSRKVTKDDKALQELGSPDTGLEKRGEDCGMDHLGEAHHITSESKLRKVKLKVGGVTRTIHAKSDLQSSSDKSSLAKPLQFLEAPRHRLKLNSQNVFDGHSPIEKGNNFQGDPWMDSSVLNFPNGTKEDFSNKAVQAGLSGKKAEPSSEPTRKSKRVPKRRVFDDVEGDYDIRHIEKLRASKVAADHVAELDDSGENGFKRPNMSKMSRSRNAAYEVDDEYVLSRSSKEKRKKLRQGRESYDVDYVEEEELGSDVAPDAKRKKQNATLELAADVRTECLTTRQRALQSGKAGNGESLIEFPNGLPPAPSRKQKEKLSEVEIQAKKAEAAQRRKMQVEKQTRESEAAAIRKILGQDKKEEKKQKELEEKAKAAKSITLQPSTVRWVTGPTGTIVTFADDVGLPSLFGSKPSRCNCILSCKSLLPSSTREMCRSIMYKCIQVPRFQDQASIVQSAVLQSYPRKGIRLSYLSNSCR
- the LOC135580863 gene encoding uncharacterized protein LOC135580863 isoform X1, with amino-acid sequence MEGFGCPRFIGLDTVVKKRRSARRPRPNAQLTFDACNISPLLSAPSLSNSRNFSADDDGGSDTFFRRKEVYLNGPSPRSLAINLAPSRKVTKDDKALQELGGYSGGGTSRGGHLLDLKYCGEGILAPAKWKSTHKVNEAIVMQSGSPDTGLEKRGEDCGMDHLGEAHHITSESKLRKVKLKVGGVTRTIHAKSDLQSSSDKSSLAKPLQFLEAPRHRLKLNSQNVFDGHSPIEKGNNFQGDPWMDSSVLNFPNGTKEDFSNKAVQAGLSGKKAEPSSEPTRKSKRVPKRRVFDDVEGDYDIRHIEKLRASKVAADHVAELDDSGENGFKRPNMSKMSRSRNAAYEVDDEYVLSRSSKEKRKKLRQGRESYDVDYVEEEELGSDVAPDAKRKKQNATLELAADVRTECLTTRQRALQSGKAGNGESLIEFPNGLPPAPSRKQKEKLSEVEIQAKKAEAAQRRKMQVEKQTRESEAAAIRKILGQDKKEEKKQKELEEKAKAAKSITLQPSTVRWVTGPTGTIVTFADDVGLPSLFGSKPSRCNCILSCKSLLPSSTREMCRSIMYKCIQVPRFQDQASIVQSAVLQSYPRKGIRLSYLSNSCR
- the LOC135580863 gene encoding uncharacterized protein LOC135580863 isoform X2; its protein translation is MEGFGCPRFIGLDTVVKKRRSARRPRPNAQLTFDACNISPLLSAPSLSNSRNFSADDDGGSDTFFRRKEVYLNGPSPRSLAINLAPSRKVTKDDKALQELGGYSGGGTSRGGHLLDLKYCGEGILAPAKWKSTHKVNEAIVMQSGSPDTGLEKRGEDCGMDHLGEAHHITSESKLRKVKLKVGGVTRTIHAKSDLQSSSDKSSLAKPLQFLEAPRHRLKLNSQNVFDGHSPIEKGNNFQGDPWMDSSVLNFPNGTKEDFSNKAVQAGLSGKKAEPSSEPTRKSKRVPKRRVFDDVEGDYDIRHIEKLRASKVAADHVAELDDSGENGFKRPNMSKMSRSRNAAYEVDDEYVLSRSSKEKRKKLRQGRESYDVDYVEEEELGSDVAPDAKRKKQNATLELAADVRTECLTTRQRALQSGKAGNGESLIEFPNGLPPAPSRKQKEKLSEVEIQAKKAEAAQRRKMQVEKQTRESEAAAIRKILGQDKKEEKKQKELEEKAKAAKSITLQPSTVRWVTGPTGTIVTFADDVGLPSLFGSKPSSYPPPREKCAGPSCTNAYKYRDSKTKLPLCSLQCYRAIQERA
- the LOC135611622 gene encoding vegetative cell wall protein gp1-like, coding for MRPETHHLLLVALFSCVLVPATAVCVPRNSSNSIYHATTSPPAFVVNYGSSSRPSPTPASYQPSSSPPPSPLSPAKYVPSSSPPPPTPVSYQPPTSSPPPPTPVSYQPPTSSPPPPVRYQRISSQQPTPAGSLGSTSPSGYSSPSTQLPIRDAVSALCSKTDYPDVCSSTIQSFPALVGPVDAAVMLKLHMKACREKAQIAQSQVSALVSHPGASSKLASSLQVCSDMYDDVFDSLDTAADAMASHDKGTLDSMLSGLISDFSTCEDAFTEDSITSPMAAVDDRLTKLASNCLAFSSLL